AGGTGGTCCAGGTGAACGACTCCATGTACGGCTTCATCGGCACGGACGTGGTGCTGCATTGCAGCTTTGCCAACCCGCTGCCCGGCGTGAAGATCACCCAGGTCACGTGGCAGAAGGCGACCAACGGCTCCAAGCAGAATGTGGCCATCTACAACCCAGCCATGGGCGTCTCCGTGCTGGCCCCCTACCGCGAGCGCGTGGAATTTCTGCGGCCCTCCTTCACCGATGGCACCATCCGCCTCTCCCGCCTGGAGCTGGACGACGAGGGAGTCTACATCTGCGAGTTTGCCACCTTCCCCGCCGGCAATCGAGAAAGCCAGCTCAACCTCACCGTGATGGGTAAGCTGGCCcgaccccctccctccctgctcgtgcagaggcctggggcctggggcttgGCCATTCTCGACACGTGCCTCAATGGCCCCATCGTTCTGCTTGGGTTGGCATGCTGCCCGCGCTCCAGGCATGGCGCTTCTGGTCCCTTCCAGCCAGGCTGGGCCACAGTTCACTAGGGATTGGGGGCAGGGCCTTAGCCGTGGACAGAGCTGAAGATCAGGATTCAGGTCGGAGCACCCCCCTCCAAGGTGCTTTGTGGGTGACCAAGAAGCAAGCAGAAGCTTCAGACACCACGGTAAGGAGAAGAGCCGCATGAGCCACTGTCCTTGAGCAGGCCGAGGCTCCAGGAAGGCCTCTGCTTGACAGAAGCGGGTACCAGTCATAGGGCAGGGAGGACGTAGGTTAGATGTGAAGCAGTCCCGGGAGAAGTGCACAGCCGAGAGGTGAGGATGGCCAGGGGGGCGTCCTGGGCCCGCACACCTTGGGCGAGGCGGGAGAGCTGGTCCCATGGCGCTCTCCACTTCCCTGCAGCCAAACCCACCAACTGGGTAGAGGGTACCCAGGCAGTGCTTCGAGCCAAGAAGGGGCAGGATGACAAGGTCCTGGTGGCCACCTGCACCTCGGCCAATGGGAAGCCTCCCAGCGTGGTGTCCTGGGAAACACGCCTGAAGGGCGAAGCGGAGTACCAGGAGATCCGGAACCCCAACGGCACGGTGACCGTCATCAGCCGCTACCGCCTGGTGCCCAGCCGGGAAGCCCACCAGCAGTCCCTGGCCTGCATCGTCAACTACCACATGGACCGCTTCCGGGAGAGCCTCACCCTCAACGTGCAGTGTGAGCAGGGCGCGGTGCGGGCCGGCTTCCTGGGGTGGGCACCGCTGTCCCCTCCCCACTACCCACCCAcaccagccctccctcctcctctgcttctaTCTCCTGCCGCTCTCCCCCGCCCCTTCCTTCTCTGGCCCCTCtagccttcccctccctctctcttcctgggGGTGCTTtggcctccctcctctcttcccccatctcctcccttgGCTCATCTGTCCCCATCGTTCCTCAGTCCCCTTGCTTCTGCTGCTCTGAGGTTCCAtgatcccctccctccccctttctccgtCTTCCAGCTGGTTCCGTGTCACTGCTATCCTCCCTCCGTTCCCTGTCCGAGGCTCCCTCACTCCAAGTCCTGCTCTCCTGACCTCCCCCTTCTCAAAACATCATCCCTTGCCCCACAGATGAGCCCGAGGTGACCATCGAGGGGTTTGATGGGAACTGGTACCTGCAGCGAATGGACGTGAAGCTCACGTGCAGAGCCGACGCTAACCCCCCCGCCAGCGAGTACCACTGGACCACGTAAGTGCTCTGGGGCTGGCCGGTCGCCCGGCAGGGTACCTAGCTGGTCGCAGGGAGgtaccccaccccacctccaggaGCATTAACTGGGGAGGAAATTAGGGTCTCGGTTCAGGTTTCTCAGCGACAAGGGGAGGGGCCGCGAGGGGCCACACATAACGCCCCCACGTCTGACAGCATCAGGGTCAGTGGGACAAACCATTCTGCCAGAGGGGGGATTCCCTCATAATCTGCCTGCTTTCTTCTCCCTAATAAAGAATTTTGTCGTTTTCCTTTGGTGATTCAGTCTGAGTGAGtcactcccaccccagcccccggtATTTATTTTTATCGAGGTGTCCCCAGGGAAGCTGGCTTTCTGGAGCATCCCAGATCTTTCTTTGTTCCCGTTCCTTCTCTCCAGCACCCCCAGATTCTCAAGGAGAGGGCAGCCGTCAACCCAGCATGCTTGTGTTCATGGCGTGCTTGTCCCATATCCCGTCCTCTGGTTCTTGGCTTCCCAGTCTTTGAGTCTGGCCCTCAAAGGGTCTGGTCCAGCCCTCCAGCCGGCGCTGATAGCCTGAGCCAAGGTTCTTCCCAGAGAAGAGCTGGATGGAACACGTAGAAAGACGGGCATGGGGAAGCCAAGAAGCAGGTTGACGCGGATGGCCAGGAGATGGCTGCCCACATTGTGTCTGTACTCTTGTCCGGGAGGTAGCAGACAGCAGCATGCCCCAGCCAGTTCGCACCTTCCGTCCACTTCCTGGAACCAGAAGTGCTTCTGAAGGTGCAAGTGGCCGGGGCCGGCTTGCCAGTTTCAGCTGTGTGCCTGGGAGCTGCAGGGTCCAACAGAATCAAGGCTCCGTGGATCGGGAGGAAGTCCCCCTGTTTTCCCCAGGAAAAAGGCCTGTGATGTGTCCAGCGAGACAATGAGATAGTGAAATGGAACATGATTCCTCCACATGGGGGTTACCTGAGCAGCTTGTTAAACCAGCAACCCAAGAAACCAGGAGTAGCCAGAAGAGCACTGTGCCAGGAGTCAAAGACCTGGCTAGGACTCCAGTTCTGTCACTTACCCCTGTGTTCCTTGACCTTGAACTTAAGAGTTGCTCATCTGTTCCGTGGGACCAAGTACCTTCCTGTCCTGTCTGCGTTTCAGTGCTGGGACCATCGAGTGTGAAACACAAGAGATTATTGTTGTGGTTGTTTGTCCTCCTTCCAAGACAGACCCTGCCCATTATTCGCTCAGCAAAAGGGCTGGGAGTCTTGGAGGCAGGTGGGTGACGCCGAGGCAGCTTCTGGGCCGGAGAGTCCTAACCCTCTGCcctgtctccccatccccacAGGCTGAATGGCTCTCTCCCCAAGGGCGTGGAGGCCCAGAACAGAACCCTCTTCTTCAGGGGGCCCATCAACTATAGCCTGGCAGGGACCTACGTGTGTGAGGCCACCAACCCCATCGGCACGCGCTCGGGCCAGGTGGAGGTCAACATCACAGGTAGGAAGctgccccctgcccagcctctctcccccagcccactgctgacGTCCCCCACCTTTGGCTGGTGTCATGTGGGAAGTCTGtgtctcctcttttctcctctggtTCCCCCTTAGGCTCTGGCCCTTGGccttgctttgcttttctcttttctctgttacAAGGCTGTGTGTGAGACAGGGTGACCCCTGATCAgagaggggccagagggaggccCCAGCAGGGAAGAAGTaagtgccatttgcaacaatgctTCTGGGGGTCGGGGGACAGTGGGGCATGGTGGTAGAGCCTGCCCATGTCCTGTGATGCTGGCTGGTGGAGCTCGTCTGTTCCTGCAGCTCAGGAAACCCACGGGGGCGGCAGGGACGCAGGAGGGAAAGCAAGGAGATGGCCCAGAGCCCTGGTGGTCTCGTGCCCTTGACTGAACTTTCCCTGCACTTTTCTCTGTGTCAGTGCGGTTGAGGAGATTCAGCCCCCTGACCTCTCGGGGCCAAGGGAGGGAGCACAGGAGCTAGGATGTTCTGGGGGAGGCCTCCCATGGGCCGTGACAGGAGCCACGGACGTCAGTGTCCGACAGCTGGCACGTGGACGGTGCTCTGGATATGGGGATAAGACGAGGTGCCTGGAGGCTTGTTGTCAGAATTTACAAAATGTGGGCCGAGTACCTAGCACAGACCAGCAGTCTGTCAATAAATGGCCCGTGCTCTGTGATTATGATCTCGATCTCTATCATTATCATGATTAATGGAAGGATCAGAACAAGCCAACAGAGGGGTACAGTTGCCATCACGAGTTCACAGCCGGAAGAGGGGGCGGCTTTAATATTGTAGCTGAGCTGGTCGTAGGGTAAGAAAGCGACAGAAAGAACCGCCTGGGACAGGAAGTGGTGTCATGCTGCTGCCGAGATGGACAGGAAGTGACGTCGGGGGGGCGCGTCGTGCGCGGGCAGTGACCTCAGAGAGATGCTGAGCCAGGCTGGGGAGTGTAGGAAGTTGGGCCGTGCTTCCTGGACGGCAGGCACAGGACCTGGGCACGCCCTGGAGAGGCCTCAGCTCTGGGCCTGTGTCTCAGCCGTCAGAGACCTCGTTTGTGGGTACGTTCCGGGTACAGATGCCTGAGGAGCAGCCTGACGGCGTCCGGGGTCTGCACCGACCAACCTGCCGTCGGGGCCGTTCCGTCACACCCTCACTGGGGAAGGTGGGGTCACTGGTCATTTGCCGCTTTCTTCAACCCCCTGCCCTCGGCTCTCTGACTGGTTGAGGTAGTAGAAGCATCTGAGGTGGAGCTGGGCAAAGCTAAGGCAGCCCGTCCTCCAGGCTGAGGCttgagggggatggagggaagggcagaatcACACACTTCTGCCCTCCTGGAGAAAATGTGGGCCAAGCTCAGTAGGAACCTCACAGGGGCCCAAGCTCTGGCCGTGGAGCCGAGGGGCAGACGAGGATGAGGGGTATTAGTAAGGGAGCGTGACCACGCCGCAGTGGGGCGTGTCCTTGGAGGGACGACACAGACGGGCCTCAGCGTGTTGGCTCTTCTCTCAGTCTGTAATACAGAGATCTTCACCCTTACCTCTGGCCAGATGCGTGCTCGCACACACCGAGCCCTCCCTGGGTGGGGGTACCTTCCCCAGTGGTGGATCACAGACACCACCACTCCGTCACCCTCCACCACTCGGGCTCTTTGGGGAAACAGTGGACTGGGCAATCACAGGAGGAAGCCAAGAAACCTGGGAGCAGCGATCGCCCGTGATCCTACCCCTGGCATGAGTGGACCAGTCAGAGGCCCTTCTAGGCTTATGGGGCCAAGTGGCGCTACCCAGccccagaggcagggctgggacagCAAAGTCAGGGCGTCCCTTCTCCCAAAGCTCAGGAGGGTGCAGGATGCCCGTGAGTGCAGggctgctcatcagggagtcacACCAGGtccaggagcagggaggaagggaaggggcacTTCCCAGGCCCAGGCTAcagaacaaagaggaaagaagccAGCTGTGGAGGCGGGCCGTCTCCTGGGGGCTGATGGCCGCAGTAGTGCCCCGCATGGGATCTGTGGTCAGGCCTCGCTGGCCTCGTGGCCGGGGGCGCCAAGCTGCCCAGGGCTCCAACTGGAAGAGGCACACAGCCTATCCTCCTGTGCTCCCCAGAGGTATCGAGCCAGGCACGGGTGGCAACCAAAGTCACACACGTGGGTGGTGAGAAGGGCCTTGCGTAAGGACACTCCTGTTGCCAGCCCAGTTAGGCAGAAGCCAGGGAAGCGTGACACTCACTGAATCATTGACGGGCCCAGGAGCTGTTTCGCCGGCCGTCCCGAGGGAAGGAGGGACGATCTCACAGCCCCTCTGGAGGGGTCAGCCAGGAAGCCTGAGCCTCTTCAGAGCTGTGCGTTCCCGTGCTCATGGACAATTTACGAGCAGCCACCAACGCCACCAGCCCTCATCCTGCATCAGCTAGTGTCTGTCGCGTTCTCTGGGGGCCCAGTCCGAGGGACACAGCCATGCCCTGGGCTCCAAGCCCCGCTGGTCAGGAGGGAATGCATGAGTGAGACGGATAagtggaaatttaatttttcatcctGGCCATCCGTTCGGGTAATAGCTTTGCCCTGGGCGCATCTGGAGAGGAAAATGAAGAGCAGCTGGGGCAAGAGGGGGAGGAGGCGGGCAGCAGGGAGTGTGCCAAAGGCACGTGCGTGTGCGGGGCACTGGacccgcacacacacactgtagcTGGGGCTTCTCAGGGCCCCGGATGGTGCggaaggtggcatttgagttgTTCCTACAAGGATGAGTGAGTGGGCAGTGATGGAGGGTGGGGGTTCGCCGGCAGGGGAAGCTTGTGGGAGGAAAATGGTGGGAGCCAAGTGGGCAGGACCGGAAGGAGTGGGGCTTTCTCTGTGTTGTCAAAGGGGAGTCTCTGGGGGGTTCTCAGCAGAGAAGCAGCACGGTGAGGCAGGTGGCTTAGACCAAGCATTTGAGAGGCTGTGTGGATGGCAGCAGGGGACCAGTTAGGGGCTGTACAGTGAGGGCGTCCCTAGTGGGAAGCAGCAGGCCTGGGCCGCGGCCACGGGGATAGGGAGACGGACTCACCAGAATTTGTGCGTACATGTCCACGGGGCCCATGAGGAGCAAGTTCATGGGGTTAGCCCAGGAGTCCCCAGCAAACCAGTGagctcccctcccttctccctctgcgggTAATGCAGAGAGTAGGGAGAGGTGCTCAGGGTGTGGCCTTGACCAGACTCGAGAGGCCAAATGGGGCAGCATCTGCCCCTGGGACCGGGCTTgtcaggaggagcagagagggaggggtgtCTGCCCCAGTCCCCGCTTCCGGTGAAGTCCCGGGCGCATCCACTGGGCGTGACCACTGGAGGGTGAAGGTAACAGGTCTCCCTCTTAGACTGGGAGTTCTTGCCACCAAGTGTTGGTGGGGCTTCGGGGTCCATCTGGAACGGAGGGTGTGTGTGAGCCTGCAAGGGAGCGTGCCTGTGAGCGTGTGAACGTGCGCTGGCAAGCCGGCGGGCGCCTGTCCTCATGCTGCGCGTGCACGCGGCTGGGTGGCAGTCGGGCCTCTCTGCGGGCTGGCGAATGGCGGTGCGCTGGGCTGTCGGTGCGCAGGCAGCTGCATCCGGGCCCCTGGGAGGACTGGCTGCTGCTCCAGCCTGACGGGGCCCTGCCCGGTGGCCTGCTGGCAGCCGCTCCGGGAGCAGAGGGCCGCCCAGAGCCTGACGTCAGGCCTGCGGCCACCACCCTGCACCCTGGCAGGTGTAGCGCTCCCAGCTTGCCGGCCCCCTCGGGCCCAGAGcactcctgcctgcctgccgAAGCTCCGGCCTCGGGTCCGAAGCAAGCCCCTACCTTCTCTTCCACCCCAAACCTCCTCCGGGGCCTGGCTCCAGACGAAAACCCTGGCCTCCCCTCCGCCTCAGCCCCGTCCCCAGCCCCCCTACGGGCCCACCCACCTCAGTCAGGAAAGCACAGCCGCAAAGGGATGCTGAGCTCCCACCGCCGCCCCCAGGGGCCCGGCCAGCCCGCCAGCCCAGAGGGGAGGCTTCAGTCAGAGGGGGCATTACGGTGTGAGGGAGGTCGGGAGGGACCCCACGCCCCAGCTGCTCTCTCCCCGGTCCGCCGGGGCCCCTGAGGCTCTGCTGCTGGTGCTGAGCGTGACCGTCGGAAGGACAGAGGGGACCAGTGCTCCACTCCACACAAGCAGCCGCCTCTGCTCGCCGGTGAGCTAGGCCCTCCTGTCTGCTCCCTCTGCACCCTCACCCGGCGTCCGCACTCTGAAGTCCGCCATCCTCTACCTCTAGGCAGACCTGGATGCAGAGCAGCTAAAATAACCAGGGTTCCCCTTGGTCCCAAAAGGTCCCCAGGGAAGAGTAAACCTCCTTCGGGCTTGGGGGGAAGAAAGTGAAACAGAAGGACCTAGAGGGGAAAGACACTCGCCTTGACaggattcattcaacaaatattcctgAACTCTGGCCACCTGCCAGGCAGGCGAGGTGCTTGGGAATACATCAATGAGCCAAAGTCCCTGTCCCTCTGGAGTGAGTGTTTTAGTACAGAAGGACACACAGCAGACGACAGAGGAAATACATCAGAAGAATCACGTGGTCATTTTGAAAGTGACATGGAGCAAAGAAGAGCAGGATCAAGGGGTCacaagggctggggtggggttcGTGAGCCGCGCTTTGAAATAGGGCAGTCGGGGAAGGAAGGCCTTGGCGAGAAGGGGATCTCGGTGAGAAGCTTGAGCCAGGCCTTGACAGAGGTGAGGGGGTGGCCATGGGACACCTAGGGGAAGAGTCTGCCGGGGTGCAGGGcggcctgtgcaaaggccctgaggaagcCTGGAGAGGAATGAACCAGGAGGAAAGCAAGGGATGGTATcagaggtggggagcagaggcaCAGGTCACGTAGGCGATTTTAAACTCTCTAGATTTAACAGGCTCTCTGTGGCTGTTGTGTTCAAAATCATCTCTAGAAGGAAAATGTAGAATCAGGGAAGCCAGTTAGACAGCTGTTGCAATAATGCAggtgacaggggcgcctgggcggcttagtcgttaagtgtctgccttcggctcaggtcatgatcccggggtcctgggatcgagccccgcatcaggctccctgctcagcaggcagtctgcttctccctctgcccctcctcccacacgttctctcaatctctctctctttctctctctctctcaaataaataaaatctttaaaaaaattaatgcaggTGACaggtgatggtggcttggattAGGGACAGAGCAATGGTAGAAAGTGGTCAGCTTCTAGATTTACTCTGAATTCGATTTACAGACTAATTTGGGACCTAAGTCGCTCTCATGAAACAGGTAATACAGCCAACTCTACCATACTGTGATTAGTGGGGCCCAAAAAATTCGGTCTAGTCCAGTAAAATGTTGGagagctttattttttcattgggtCTCTGCTGTCacagaaagcataaaaataaatataacggAACTTAGACTGCACACAACTGTAACGCACCTGAATAGAAACAGTCCCAGATTATCATGAGGCTGCCACTTCCCCAACCCCTCTCCTCgttcctacaaaaaaaaaaagagaattgtaGCCATTTGAAAActtgaaagaacagaaataggCACAAGGGAATGAGGAAGGGCATTCCTGGAAGGGCCAACAGCACCAGCAAAGGCTTGCAGTAAACAATCAACGTGGACAGCGAGGATGGCGAGCTAGCCAAAGCCAAGATCAAGTGGCATGATGGGAGTTCTGGAGCCCAGACTGGCACGGTCCAGCGGGCACTGGGGACATCGTTGCTACTCTTCGAAAAAGGGAATGGTAGTGTCTACACAGTGGAAATTAACCTGGTGACTCTGGACAGAGTGACTAAAAGGGGACAGAGACCAAATGGAGGTAGGAGATTCCAGGACTCTACTACCGTAAAACCTGGCATGAAGTGATAAAATATTGAATAGGAAGAGTCAACAAGATTTGATGGAAAGATTTGAAAGGAAAGGTAGATCCCTCCATGTGGATGCCTTTCTTACTCTCTTGGCCTCTCCAAGTCCTCGCCATTCTTCAAGAATTCTTTTCCAAGAAGCCTTTGCTAACTCCAGGCCACAGTGttctccctcccctgcactcCTGAGGCACTTCTCTGCCAGTGCCCTTGATTGTCTGCATGCGGCTTTGTCCCTAAGGGTGTCATTTGGTTCCCTAGATAGGCTGTGAGtttcttgtatcctgtgactagCAAAatagatgctccataaatgtttgttaattgGGTAGGTGGCTGGATGGGTAAatgggtggataggtggatggatggatagataggtggagggatgggtgggtggcttggtggatgggtggatgggtaggtgggtgagtggatggatggtggataggtagatggatggtggatggatggattggtggACAGATcagtagatgggtgggtggatgggtgaagtGAGAGGCAGgttagagaagagagagcacTCAGATCTAGAGTGAGAACTGAGGAGGTAGCAGGCAGGGTGAAAGTACAGAGGAGGCTAGGTTCCTGATAGCTGCCTTTGGGGCACGCCTTGTGGAGGCAGCTCCCACTTCATGGCGAGCAGGGGTGTAGCCCTTTTAAAGGCAATGAACAGATGGGACCTGGTGAAGCAGGAGAAGCTTGAGGTTCCAGGGAAACTGTTCTGGAAGCAGGCGGGGAGGACAAatagtcagtaaatatttattgggcagtCACTCGGTGACCTGCGCTGAGGACACGGTGGTGACAAGTGGTTGTCCTTCCTGCATGTGGAGAGGCCAGGAACAGGAGCATCTGGGTGGTCCCTGCTCAGCCATGTGACTGCAAGCACATCGCCTCCCCTTCCTTGGGCCTCTGTGTTTTCATTAGCCCGTCCAGCCTGGACTCCCAGGAGTCCTTTCCTCTGCTCGagcctctgccctgctcctgccTGCTGCAGGCAGCACCCCACCCACTCCCACACAGGGGCTGGCTTCCACTCGGGAGGAGGGAACGGGCTCACAGGAGGAGCAGAATTCCCTTGGAGCGGGTGATGCTCATTCAAGGGATCAAGCTGGCAGGAACCGATTCCCAGAGACCAGAAAAATAAATGCCCAAACCCTACACCTTCACCTGGGCCTGAGAGAAGAGCACCTAGAATAGCCGGGCAGCCCTCGCAGGCTCGCCCTGAACCTGCCCACCAGCACCTCCTGACCGTGGCCAGCCGTGGTCTCCGGTGCCACCCTGTGGTGGTGCTGGGAACCGCCTCCCTCAGCCTCACCTCCCCCCAGTCTGGCCTCTGGCAAGGAAGGCCCTGTAAGGAGAGGGTAGGGGCAGCACTGACCAGAGCGCAGGCGCTCCCTCACCCAgcctgcccgcctgcccgcccgcttcctttctctctcctccaccttTCCTGCCTCCTGGTTTCCACCCTGTCGTCGGGGTGCATGTTTGCACACAAACATTCGGCACATCAGCACAGGCATGCGGGCTGGCCACGACGGCCAGGGTGTGCCCCGGCACGAGCTCCCCTGTGTGTTCGCGTCATCGTGGCCATGTACTCACGTGCGCTCGCGCCTCCTTCCTGCACAGCCGTGCCGAGCATCTTCCGCTCCTAGCCCAGGCTGCCAGCACCCTTGGCACCCACCTTGCCCTCCGGGGCCAGACCGCAGCCAAGAACCACAGCCCTGGTTTCTGGCACTCCCAGGGCATCATTGGGACCAGCCTGGGAGCCCGTCCTCTTCCCTGTGCCCGGGGGAGCACGTGAAATCAGACGTGGGGCACCCAGTGACCCGCAGGTGTCCGGCACAGGGTTATCACAGGCTCTCCCTGCAAAAGAACCGATGTTGCATCATTGGCTGGTGGCCTCAGGCAGGTtgttcaacctctctgagcctcgtgCCGTCGTGCGTTGAATGGAAAGTAATAGCACACTTATATCATGGGGTGCCGGGACGGTGACTGGCAGCTAGGGGACATTGGGTCGGGGTGGGCTGGCTGGCACCACAGCCAAGGAGAAAGCCAGCATGGAGGCTCCGGGGCTCCAgcactctctgcctctcctctcgcTCCACCTACAACACCGTGGTGCATTGGGCTCCTGGAGGGTTGGCGCCTCCCAGAGGGGTGGGGGCCCCCGGAGGGGTGGGGCGCCGACGGGTGGCAGCTCCCGGAGGGTGGGGCGCCGATGAGCCTGCGGAACCGGAGCCGCCCTTGGGCCTTGGGCCCGCTTCCTGGCCTTTccatcccctgcctccctccctccgtccctgcCACCGCTGCCGAGTCCCCCTCGGGAGCAGACACTGACACTGTCCCCCTCCATGTCTTTTCCCCCCCCAGAGTTCCCCT
Above is a genomic segment from Halichoerus grypus chromosome 11, mHalGry1.hap1.1, whole genome shotgun sequence containing:
- the NECTIN1 gene encoding nectin-1 isoform X2, with product MYGFIGTDVVLHCSFANPLPGVKITQVTWQKATNGSKQNVAIYNPAMGVSVLAPYRERVEFLRPSFTDGTIRLSRLELDDEGVYICEFATFPAGNRESQLNLTVMAKPTNWVEGTQAVLRAKKGQDDKVLVATCTSANGKPPSVVSWETRLKGEAEYQEIRNPNGTVTVISRYRLVPSREAHQQSLACIVNYHMDRFRESLTLNVQYEPEVTIEGFDGNWYLQRMDVKLTCRADANPPASEYHWTTLNGSLPKGVEAQNRTLFFRGPINYSLAGTYVCEATNPIGTRSGQVEVNITEFPYTPSPPEHGRRAGPVPTAIIGGVAGSILLVVIVVGGIVVALRRRRHTFKGDYSTKKHVYGNGYSKAGIPQHHPPMAQNLQYPDDSDDEKKPGPLGGSSYEEEEEEEGGGGGERKVGGPHPKYDEDAKRPYFTVDEAEARQDGYGDRTLGYQYDPEQLDLAENMVSQNDGSFISKKEWYV
- the NECTIN1 gene encoding nectin-1 isoform X1; its protein translation is MARMGLAGAAGRWWGLALGLTAFFLPGPHAQVVQVNDSMYGFIGTDVVLHCSFANPLPGVKITQVTWQKATNGSKQNVAIYNPAMGVSVLAPYRERVEFLRPSFTDGTIRLSRLELDDEGVYICEFATFPAGNRESQLNLTVMAKPTNWVEGTQAVLRAKKGQDDKVLVATCTSANGKPPSVVSWETRLKGEAEYQEIRNPNGTVTVISRYRLVPSREAHQQSLACIVNYHMDRFRESLTLNVQYEPEVTIEGFDGNWYLQRMDVKLTCRADANPPASEYHWTTLNGSLPKGVEAQNRTLFFRGPINYSLAGTYVCEATNPIGTRSGQVEVNITEFPYTPSPPEHGRRAGPVPTAIIGGVAGSILLVVIVVGGIVVALRRRRHTFKGDYSTKKHVYGNGYSKAGIPQHHPPMAQNLQYPDDSDDEKKPGPLGGSSYEEEEEEEGGGGGERKVGGPHPKYDEDAKRPYFTVDEAEARQDGYGDRTLGYQYDPEQLDLAENMVSQNDGSFISKKEWYV